GCTCTTAAGGAACACTTAGGCTTGTCCTTCAGGCCAGTCGCCTTGAATGAGAAAGCTACTGTGAAGGAGAACTGTGATGTAATCATTGAACGCATACATGAGATCCAGGCAGAAGTAGAGAAGATTGACCAGAAGATGAAGGCGAAGCTGGAACCGACACTGTATGAGAAACTGAAGAAAATGTCTCTGTCTGTTCCTGACTATCAACTATTATCAGGAAGTGTTGGTGCAGTTTGTGGTGTTGCAGGCTCTGCTGCCGTTATTGCCGTTGGTTGGCTAATTACAAATGGATACATTCTGACAAACATTACACTGACCTTCGGTATAATTGCAACAGGGATTATGGCTACTGTTGTAGTTGGGGTGTTATTCATGGGGATCGATATGATTATTAGCGCCATTCTAGGAGGTATTGAACGTGATCAACTGGAGAGGGCCCTGGAAGAGTATGACAGGGCTTTGGAAGAATTCAGGCCAGCGTCTGAAAAATATCAGGATAGTATAACCTATGTCAGGATGAGACTTGAGATGGGTCAATAAGCAGAAAATTACATCCACAATCTTAACTGGTATTTTCCTATTTTACTATTGTGGATGTATTTCTTTCCtgattgttatattttatgtattcagaTAAAAGACATGCATTCAAATCTCTTAGGTCTTTGTTAAATGCTGTATCTAAATCTGTCTTCTACAGTCTCTGAAATCAACAAAATAAACGGTTTAAAAACATTAACCAGTTATAGTGTTtttcatacaaaataaacattttcaatgcaAATGTTCAAAACCTAAATGTTTCAATCAAATTTGGTCTTTTAAATCAGTAGTGGGATGTATTCAGGAAGCAACAAATA
The nucleotide sequence above comes from Carassius auratus strain Wakin unplaced genomic scaffold, ASM336829v1 scaf_tig00216839, whole genome shotgun sequence. Encoded proteins:
- the LOC113099035 gene encoding single-pass membrane and coiled-coil domain-containing protein 3-like — encoded protein: MSWSDLFYPGIPERRERLIRKSQELRELMKNNFRATNQLIEALKEHLGLSFRPVALNEKATVKENCDVIIERIHEIQAEVEKIDQKMKAKLEPTLYEKLKKMSLSVPDYQLLSGSVGAVCGVAGSAAVIAVGWLITNGYILTNITLTFGIIATGIMATVVVGVLFMGIDMIISAILGGIERDQLERALEEYDRALEEFRPASEKYQDSITYVRMRLEMGQ